One genomic segment of Lewinellaceae bacterium includes these proteins:
- a CDS encoding von Willebrand factor type A domain-containing protein — translation MKRFAYSIVLALVCLYGNSQSIIQGVVYDGDSGDLLIGVNVVLFPLKTTAVTGMDGTYRFEIQDTTLPYEIELTYAGYDSEKFKPLIHAVNKTALWIAAQLDEVIVTAAGQRRNKLMGRVAGIQFFDRSIDEVAESVFPEESYAAIEENGFKRTDQDPVTTFSIDVDRASYANVKRYLQQRQLPPPDAVRIEEMINYFSYQYPEPSDGKPLTVTTSVASCPWNTEHQLLRIGLQGKRIATADLPPSNLVFLLDVSGSMDEWNKLPLVKSAMEVLVDQLREEDRVAIVVYAGAAGVVLNATPGGAKGKIKAALHNLEAGGATAGGAGIKLAYQIAQEHFITDGNNRIILATDGDFNVGIQSAGELQRLIEEQRDKGVYLTCLGFGMGNLKDNNLETLADHGNGNYAYINDAQEAEKIFVREFGGTLFTIAKDVKLQLEFNPHKVQSYRLVGYENRMLENEAFANDKKDAGDLGAGHTVTALYELVPAGVDDIYAGKSEPLKYQQVTRDKFVTELATLKVRYKNPDALRSQLLEYIIPSDESEVSADGSFASAVALFGMLLRHSEFLQSGDYAQVLSLAEPGLSNDPDGERAEFIQMVKIARKLNR, via the coding sequence AAATTCAAGATACGACACTGCCTTATGAAATTGAATTGACGTATGCGGGTTATGATTCCGAAAAATTCAAGCCTTTGATCCATGCGGTCAATAAAACGGCATTATGGATTGCGGCGCAACTGGATGAAGTGATCGTGACGGCCGCTGGTCAACGACGCAATAAATTGATGGGCAGGGTGGCCGGTATCCAGTTTTTTGACCGGTCCATTGATGAAGTGGCGGAGTCGGTCTTCCCGGAGGAATCGTATGCTGCGATTGAGGAGAACGGATTCAAACGGACGGACCAGGACCCCGTGACCACTTTCTCCATTGATGTTGACCGGGCCTCCTACGCCAATGTGAAGCGCTACCTGCAACAGCGTCAGCTTCCTCCGCCGGATGCGGTGCGCATCGAAGAAATGATCAATTATTTTTCCTATCAGTACCCGGAACCATCGGATGGAAAACCGCTTACTGTAACGACCAGTGTCGCATCATGTCCCTGGAATACCGAACATCAATTATTGCGTATTGGCTTACAAGGGAAGCGTATCGCAACAGCCGATTTGCCACCTTCCAATCTCGTGTTTCTGCTGGATGTCTCAGGATCCATGGATGAATGGAATAAGTTGCCTCTGGTCAAATCGGCCATGGAGGTCCTAGTGGACCAGTTGCGGGAAGAGGACCGGGTAGCGATTGTCGTTTATGCCGGTGCCGCCGGCGTGGTGCTGAATGCAACACCTGGAGGCGCAAAAGGCAAGATCAAAGCAGCATTGCATAACCTGGAAGCGGGGGGGGCGACCGCTGGGGGAGCAGGGATCAAACTCGCGTACCAGATCGCTCAGGAGCATTTCATTACGGATGGCAATAACCGGATCATTCTGGCCACCGACGGTGATTTTAATGTGGGAATCCAGTCTGCAGGAGAATTACAACGGCTGATTGAAGAACAGCGCGATAAAGGTGTTTACCTGACCTGTCTTGGTTTTGGGATGGGGAATCTGAAAGATAACAATCTGGAGACCCTGGCCGATCATGGCAATGGGAATTATGCTTACATCAATGACGCCCAGGAAGCCGAGAAAATATTTGTGAGGGAATTCGGCGGCACTTTGTTTACCATAGCCAAGGACGTCAAGCTCCAATTGGAATTCAACCCCCACAAGGTGCAAAGTTACCGGCTGGTCGGTTACGAAAACCGGATGCTTGAAAATGAAGCGTTTGCCAATGACAAAAAAGATGCCGGCGATCTGGGTGCCGGACATACGGTGACTGCATTGTACGAATTAGTGCCTGCAGGGGTGGATGATATCTATGCCGGAAAATCCGAGCCACTAAAATATCAGCAGGTAACCAGGGATAAATTCGTCACCGAATTGGCAACGCTGAAAGTACGATATAAAAACCCCGATGCACTTCGCAGTCAGTTGCTGGAGTACATTATTCCTTCGGATGAATCTGAAGTCTCAGCCGACGGTTCGTTTGCGTCTGCTGTTGCTTTATTTGGAATGTTGCTCAGGCATTCGGAATTTTTGCAGTCCGGCGATTATGCCCAGGTCCTGTCGCTTGCAGAACCAGGATTAAGCAACGATCCCGACGGAGAGCGCGCGGAGTTTATTCAAATGGTAAAAATCGCCCGGAAATTGAATCGGTAA